A single region of the Gammaproteobacteria bacterium genome encodes:
- a CDS encoding multicopper oxidase domain-containing protein, protein MKRRDFLFASAAAVSLPLMGCKMGNHNTGTVNANTGALKPLRMPQLLTGTQFDLNLQNGSREFIAGLSTPTFGINADFLGPVIKVRNGDTVNFNVRNNLAETATLHWHGMHVPGSADGGPHQAIASGGLWQPSFTVKQKACTNWYHSHTHNKTGEQVYRGLAGMMIVEDTESDALDLPKTWAEDDFPLIIQDRKFNANGSFNYLPSRRDAMHGMLGDTFMINGTVNPYLDLPNKEVRFRILNASNARVYRLKLSNGASFKQIATDNAFRETPLNLTSITLSPAERAEIVVDLSQLQGQTLTLQDANNGNTPLLTLNVNKTAGNITAVPAQLTALTSLDPATAVRTRPFVLERIGGMNGSFAINGKAMSMARIDHSMNLDEVEIWEIRNAMGMTHNFHTHATHFQIIERNGSANNVAEYEKGYKDTVRLSPNERVKVVIKMTDYTTDASAPYMFHCHILEHEDRGMMGQFTVV, encoded by the coding sequence ATGAAACGCAGAGATTTTTTATTCGCCTCCGCTGCTGCGGTAAGCCTCCCTCTAATGGGCTGTAAAATGGGCAATCACAACACCGGCACTGTCAACGCCAACACGGGAGCATTAAAACCCCTCCGCATGCCTCAATTGTTAACCGGAACCCAGTTTGATCTCAATTTACAAAACGGCAGCCGTGAATTTATTGCCGGTCTCAGCACCCCCACTTTTGGCATCAACGCCGATTTTTTAGGCCCTGTAATCAAAGTCCGTAACGGCGACACGGTCAATTTCAATGTGCGTAATAATTTGGCTGAAACCGCCACCCTGCATTGGCACGGCATGCATGTACCTGGCAGCGCCGACGGCGGCCCCCACCAAGCCATTGCATCTGGTGGCCTCTGGCAGCCGAGTTTTACCGTCAAACAAAAAGCCTGCACCAACTGGTATCACTCTCACACCCACAACAAAACCGGCGAGCAAGTCTATCGAGGTTTAGCGGGCATGATGATCGTCGAAGACACCGAAAGCGATGCACTGGATCTGCCCAAGACCTGGGCCGAAGACGATTTTCCACTCATTATTCAAGACCGTAAATTCAACGCCAACGGCAGTTTTAACTACCTTCCCAGCAGGCGTGATGCCATGCACGGCATGTTGGGCGACACCTTTATGATCAACGGCACCGTCAACCCCTACCTCGACCTGCCGAACAAAGAGGTGCGTTTTCGCATTCTCAACGCCTCCAATGCGCGCGTTTATCGGCTCAAACTGAGCAACGGCGCGAGCTTTAAACAGATTGCCACCGACAACGCCTTTCGTGAAACGCCGCTCAACTTAACTTCCATCACCCTCAGCCCCGCTGAACGGGCGGAGATCGTTGTCGATCTAAGTCAGTTACAAGGCCAAACCCTCACCCTGCAAGACGCCAATAACGGCAACACCCCTCTACTGACTCTGAACGTCAACAAAACCGCCGGCAACATCACCGCCGTTCCAGCTCAACTCACCGCCTTAACGTCCCTTGACCCAGCAACCGCAGTACGCACTCGTCCTTTTGTATTGGAACGCATCGGTGGCATGAACGGCAGTTTTGCCATTAACGGTAAAGCCATGAGCATGGCGCGCATTGACCACAGCATGAACTTGGACGAGGTGGAAATTTGGGAAATTCGCAACGCGATGGGCATGACCCACAACTTCCACACCCACGCCACCCACTTTCAGATCATCGAACGCAACGGTTCTGCCAATAACGTCGCGGAATATGAAAAAGGCTACAAAGATACGGTACGTCTAAGCCCCAATGAACGAGTCAAAGTGGTGATTAAAATGACCGATTACACCACCGATGCCAGCGCGCCTTACATGTTCCATTGCCATATTTTGGAACACGAAGATCGTGGCATGATGGGGCAATTTACCGTGGTGTAG
- a CDS encoding Ppx/GppA phosphatase family protein, producing the protein MPNHFAAIDLGSNSFHMIVAREDDGYLHLQDRISENVRLGNGLDTEGNITPEAEAIALECLARFSQRLREMPYQQVRAVGTNTLRRAKNSNAFLRKAHHALGHRIDIISGREEARLIYLGVAKSQTPAKGQQLVIDIGGGSTELIVGQGITPVQRESLSMGCVVMSQQHFPDGVIDTTNLRKAITHALLIIRPVARQFRELETELTLGASGTIKAIAAICQAMGWCDNGISSSAMEKLHRALLNAGHPDKLKLKGLNDKRRPVLAGGFAVLYALFKALHLQHIEISSGALREGVLYELIGRSHHEDVRQNTVQALLRRHNMDSQQAQRVEETALSLLTMLEESWELEGEEEKNMLSWAAQLHEVGLAIAHAGHHKHGAYLLSFADLPGFSRFDQQQLAALVRAQRGKFPLKYFTESLADELHSRVTRLSIILRLAILLHRGRNQQALPFLIVKWEQNELTLGFPHDWLAQHPLTHAELQRENELLKSCQIKLTVA; encoded by the coding sequence ATGCCCAACCATTTCGCCGCCATTGACCTCGGCTCCAACAGCTTTCACATGATCGTCGCGCGCGAAGACGACGGCTACCTACACCTACAAGACCGCATCTCGGAGAATGTGCGCCTCGGTAACGGCCTAGACACAGAAGGCAACATCACTCCAGAAGCCGAAGCCATCGCCCTAGAATGCCTCGCACGTTTCAGTCAACGACTGCGCGAAATGCCATATCAACAGGTGCGTGCCGTTGGCACCAACACCCTACGCCGAGCCAAAAATTCCAACGCTTTTTTACGCAAAGCACACCACGCACTGGGGCATCGAATCGACATCATTTCCGGTCGAGAAGAAGCACGCCTAATCTATTTAGGCGTGGCAAAAAGCCAAACACCGGCCAAGGGGCAGCAGCTGGTCATCGACATCGGCGGCGGCAGCACCGAGTTGATCGTTGGTCAAGGCATCACTCCAGTGCAACGAGAAAGCCTTTCCATGGGCTGCGTGGTCATGAGTCAACAACACTTTCCTGATGGTGTTATAGATACAACCAACCTGCGTAAAGCCATCACCCATGCTCTGTTGATCATCCGACCGGTGGCACGCCAATTTCGTGAACTGGAAACCGAGTTGACCTTGGGAGCCTCCGGCACCATCAAAGCCATCGCCGCCATCTGCCAAGCAATGGGCTGGTGCGATAACGGCATCTCCAGCAGCGCAATGGAAAAACTGCACCGCGCCCTACTCAATGCAGGCCACCCTGACAAGCTGAAACTCAAAGGGCTAAACGACAAACGCCGCCCCGTCTTGGCAGGCGGTTTTGCCGTGCTTTATGCCCTGTTTAAGGCACTGCATCTGCAACACATTGAGATCTCCAGCGGTGCGCTGCGTGAAGGCGTGCTGTACGAATTAATTGGCCGAAGCCATCACGAAGATGTACGCCAAAATACCGTGCAAGCCCTCTTGAGACGACACAACATGGACTCTCAACAAGCGCAGCGGGTAGAAGAGACCGCTCTCAGCCTATTAACCATGCTGGAAGAAAGCTGGGAACTGGAAGGAGAAGAGGAGAAAAACATGCTCAGTTGGGCTGCTCAACTGCATGAGGTCGGGTTGGCCATCGCCCACGCGGGTCACCACAAACACGGCGCTTACTTGCTCAGCTTTGCCGATCTACCCGGTTTTTCCCGTTTTGATCAACAGCAATTGGCCGCGCTCGTACGCGCGCAACGGGGCAAATTCCCGCTTAAATATTTTACCGAATCACTGGCCGATGAACTGCATAGCAGAGTCACTCGACTCAGCATCATCTTACGCTTGGCCATTCTTCTGCATCGTGGCCGCAACCAACAAGCGCTGCCCTTTCTGATCGTGAAATGGGAGCAGAACGAACTCACGCTCGGTTTTCCGCACGACTGGTTGGCTCAACACCCCCTTACCCACGCCGAACTGCAACGAGAAAACGAACTGCTCAAAAGCTGTCAAATCAAGCTGACCGTGGCCTAA
- a CDS encoding multicopper oxidase domain-containing protein — protein sequence MNRRTFLLASGAALSLPLMGCSSSSTTNTTNTGGNTSTQTPLRMPQLLTGTQFDLNLQTGSMEFIAGTSTPTFGINSNYLGPVIKVRNGDTVNFNVRNTLTEAATLHWHGMHVPGNVDGGPHQEILPGGLWQPSFTINQAAATNWFHSHTHNKTGEQVYRGLAGMMIVEDAESDALDLPKSWAEDDFPLIIQDRKFNTDGSFSYLPTQQDAMRGMMGDTFMINGSIDPIVDLPNKEVRFRILNASNARVYQLRLSNGDAFKQIATDNAFRETPLSLTSITVSPAERVEIVVDLSNLQGQTLTLQDANNNDTVLLTLNVNKAASSITRVPAQLTTLTPLDPTAAVRTRPFVLGRTRGLFSINGVSMDMTRIDHAMTLNEVEIWEITNTMGMTHNFHSHATHFQIIERNGSAANVLEYEKGYKDTVLLNPNDSVKVVVKMTDYTADASTPYMFHCHILEHEDRGMMGQFTVA from the coding sequence ATGAACCGCAGAACATTTTTATTGGCATCCGGTGCCGCCCTAAGCTTGCCACTGATGGGCTGTAGTAGCAGCTCCACCACAAACACCACAAACACGGGTGGCAACACCAGCACACAAACCCCCTTGCGCATGCCACAACTGCTCACCGGCACCCAGTTCGATCTCAACTTGCAAACGGGCAGTATGGAATTTATCGCCGGTACCAGCACCCCCACCTTTGGCATCAACAGCAACTACCTCGGCCCCGTAATCAAAGTCCGCAACGGCGATACCGTCAACTTCAATGTCCGCAACACTCTAACCGAGGCTGCCACCCTGCACTGGCATGGCATGCACGTACCTGGCAACGTCGATGGCGGCCCGCATCAAGAGATTCTTCCAGGTGGTCTCTGGCAACCGAGCTTCACCATCAATCAAGCTGCTGCTACCAACTGGTTTCACTCTCACACCCACAACAAAACCGGCGAGCAGGTTTATCGCGGTCTGGCCGGTATGATGATTGTGGAAGACGCGGAAAGTGACGCACTTGACCTGCCCAAAAGCTGGGCCGAAGACGATTTCCCCCTGATTATTCAAGATCGAAAATTCAACACCGATGGCAGTTTTAGTTACCTACCAACCCAACAAGACGCCATGCGGGGCATGATGGGTGACACCTTTATGATCAATGGCAGCATCGACCCCATTGTGGATCTGCCGAACAAAGAGGTGCGTTTTCGCATTCTCAATGCCTCCAACGCACGCGTCTATCAACTGCGTCTGAGCAACGGTGATGCCTTCAAACAAATTGCCACCGACAACGCTTTTCGTGAAACACCGCTCAGTCTCACCTCCATCACCGTCAGCCCCGCTGAACGAGTGGAGATTGTGGTGGATCTGAGCAACTTACAAGGCCAGACCTTGACCCTGCAAGACGCCAATAACAACGACACCGTGCTGCTTACCCTCAATGTCAATAAAGCCGCCAGCAGCATCACCCGCGTCCCAGCTCAACTCACCACCTTAACGCCCCTTGACCCAACGGCTGCTGTGCGCACCCGTCCTTTTGTCTTAGGTCGCACTCGGGGATTGTTTTCCATCAACGGCGTCTCAATGGACATGACACGCATCGACCACGCCATGACCTTAAACGAAGTGGAGATCTGGGAGATCACCAACACCATGGGAATGACGCACAACTTCCACTCCCATGCGACTCATTTCCAGATCATCGAACGTAACGGTTCCGCCGCCAACGTATTGGAATATGAAAAAGGCTACAAAGACACCGTTTTGCTTAACCCCAATGACAGCGTCAAAGTGGTGGTCAAAATGACCGATTACACCGCCGATGCCAGCACCCCTTACATGTTCCATTGCCATATTTTGGAACACGAAGATCGTGGCATGATGGGGCAGTTCACCGTAGCATAA
- a CDS encoding Mor transcription activator family protein, with protein sequence MSIMQQQHKSLNSDGLPELMGEAIGSTTAQWPETMRDMVEMFTRHVMKIRPLSEAKARQEAKGLVLELSHHFGGQQVYIARDEKLRLAIRNYCMLKEFDGSNVVGLARRYRLSVPSIYDILKKEKQRQAQRRGKNRA encoded by the coding sequence ATGTCGATAATGCAGCAACAGCACAAAAGCCTTAACAGTGATGGGTTGCCCGAATTGATGGGGGAGGCGATAGGCAGCACCACCGCCCAATGGCCTGAAACCATGCGGGATATGGTGGAGATGTTTACCCGCCATGTGATGAAAATCCGACCGCTCTCCGAAGCCAAAGCACGGCAAGAGGCAAAAGGTTTAGTGCTTGAGTTATCCCACCATTTTGGCGGTCAGCAGGTCTATATTGCGCGGGATGAAAAGTTACGCTTAGCCATTAGAAACTATTGCATGTTAAAGGAGTTTGACGGTTCCAATGTGGTGGGGTTGGCGCGGCGTTACCGGCTTTCTGTCCCAAGCATTTACGATATTTTAAAGAAAGAAAAGCAGCGCCAAGCACAACGCCGTGGGAAAAATCGGGCATGA
- a CDS encoding integrase family protein yields MATIHKELTAHQVNAIEAPEQGQLFVRDTMLKGLALRVTTGGSKAFIVESWVNGRSRRVTLGKHPALSLKDARKRAREVIGQFASGRDVVAERINRKALRVTLATVYQDYMASRDLKPRTVDDYAKVLRLAFSDWQSKPITSITRNMVEKRHGQMGESSPTSANKSMRVLRALFNFAIGKYEKADGSPIITDNPTRRLSATRSWYRVERKQTLIRPEQLPQWFRAVLTLKPEQPTSKADVVRDYLLLLILTGLRREEAARLPWCDVDLQGKTITIRDTKNRHTHELPLSDYLHQLLSQRKEQANGSRYVFAGDGKGGYLVEPKRWLQKVTKQSGVPFTIHDLRRTFITIAESLDIPAYALKRLLNHKSGGDVTAGYIIMDVERLREPMQRITDFILKAGGVKQGAEVVNLTKRLKTDKR; encoded by the coding sequence ATGGCAACCATCCACAAAGAACTGACCGCTCACCAAGTAAACGCCATAGAAGCGCCTGAACAGGGTCAACTGTTCGTAAGGGATACGATGCTTAAGGGCTTGGCCTTGCGAGTCACTACAGGCGGTTCTAAGGCGTTTATCGTCGAGTCATGGGTAAACGGTCGATCAAGGCGGGTTACGCTTGGCAAGCACCCTGCCTTAAGCCTGAAAGATGCCCGTAAACGGGCAAGAGAGGTTATAGGGCAGTTTGCCAGCGGTCGGGACGTTGTAGCGGAACGGATCAACAGAAAGGCGCTTAGAGTGACCTTAGCGACCGTCTATCAGGATTACATGGCAAGCCGTGACCTAAAACCCCGCACCGTGGACGACTACGCCAAGGTGCTGCGCTTGGCTTTCAGTGATTGGCAGAGCAAGCCCATTACCTCAATCACCCGCAACATGGTGGAGAAACGCCACGGCCAGATGGGAGAAAGCAGCCCCACCAGCGCCAATAAGTCCATGAGGGTGCTTAGGGCGCTGTTTAACTTTGCCATTGGCAAGTATGAGAAGGCAGACGGTAGCCCCATCATTACCGACAACCCCACGCGGCGACTGTCTGCCACGCGGTCGTGGTATCGAGTCGAACGCAAACAGACGCTTATCAGGCCGGAACAGCTCCCCCAATGGTTCAGGGCTGTTTTGACCCTAAAGCCCGAACAGCCCACCAGTAAGGCCGATGTGGTGCGTGATTACCTGCTGTTGTTGATCCTCACCGGCTTACGACGTGAAGAAGCGGCACGGTTGCCGTGGTGTGACGTGGATCTACAGGGTAAGACGATCACCATCAGGGACACCAAAAACCGCCACACCCATGAGCTGCCCCTATCGGACTACCTGCACCAGCTTTTAAGCCAAAGGAAAGAGCAAGCCAACGGCTCACGCTACGTCTTTGCCGGTGACGGTAAGGGCGGTTACTTGGTGGAACCCAAGCGGTGGTTGCAGAAGGTGACAAAGCAGAGCGGCGTACCCTTCACCATTCACGATCTACGACGGACGTTTATCACGATTGCTGAAAGCTTGGACATTCCAGCCTACGCCCTTAAGCGACTGCTCAACCACAAAAGCGGGGGTGACGTGACAGCCGGTTATATCATCATGGACGTGGAGCGGCTACGGGAACCGATGCAACGTATAACCGATTTCATTCTAAAGGCCGGTGGAGTCAAACAGGGGGCAGAGGTGGTTAACCTGACCAAGAGACTAAAAACAGATAAACGGTAA
- a CDS encoding TetR/AcrR family transcriptional regulator: MRTSAAFDTRDRILLAARELFHSSSYADIGIKQICDMAQVKKGSFYHFFPSKRDLALSVIDNMAEEWANGFIREAFDSLLPPMERLDYLVEGAYYWQKATKDIDGRMPGCLFGNLALEVSTRDDVLRTRLSAVFEKIQRKFAQTLVEAVQTSAIEPLNTDLTAQAMLAYLEGIILLAKSRNDPDVIQQLGGAIKSIRIENSD, encoded by the coding sequence ATGAGAACTTCTGCTGCTTTTGATACCCGAGACCGCATTTTGCTGGCGGCGCGCGAGCTGTTTCACAGTAGCAGTTATGCTGATATTGGCATTAAACAGATCTGTGATATGGCTCAGGTGAAAAAAGGCAGCTTCTATCATTTTTTCCCTTCCAAACGCGATTTGGCGTTGTCGGTGATCGACAACATGGCCGAAGAGTGGGCTAATGGTTTTATTCGGGAGGCGTTTGACTCTCTTTTGCCACCAATGGAGCGTCTAGATTATTTGGTTGAGGGAGCTTATTACTGGCAAAAAGCCACTAAGGATATTGATGGGCGTATGCCCGGTTGTCTGTTTGGTAATCTGGCCTTGGAAGTGAGTACACGCGATGACGTGTTGCGTACCAGATTGAGCGCGGTGTTTGAAAAAATCCAAAGGAAGTTTGCGCAGACGCTGGTTGAAGCGGTGCAGACTTCGGCCATTGAGCCACTGAATACAGACTTAACCGCGCAAGCGATGTTGGCCTATCTTGAAGGCATTATCTTGTTGGCGAAGTCCCGTAACGACCCTGATGTGATTCAACAGTTGGGAGGGGCAATTAAATCCATTCGTATTGAAAACAGCGATTAA
- a CDS encoding MOSC domain-containing protein, protein MSAPAPENPKSGQDKEVAVKPTGSLQALLRLGTRHIRRLLVFIVGSTVLLIGIIMLVTPGPAVVVIPIGLGILGMEFAWARRLLQRFKDGVKNMSGGVKGWFRRRNKGEVTISSLIIYPCKSLRGISLDSVLLEARGLQDDRRWMVVDSNGEFITQRQQPRMALLDVRLTDKGLLISLAEAEPVCASRGGGDVSQVKVWNDWLAAESCGSEVDAWLSGFLAQPCRVVYMPDHVQRPIDPVYAQSQDQVSFADGFPLLLISEASLEALNEKLEQPVSMAHFRPNVVVEGCEAFAEDQWRQLKIDEVELSVVKPCSRCVITTIDPQSAEKSPQQEPLRTLLTFRKRGKEVYFGQNVIPAETGELRLRQKVTVVEMAQ, encoded by the coding sequence ATGTCTGCACCCGCCCCAGAAAATCCAAAAAGTGGCCAAGATAAAGAGGTCGCCGTCAAGCCTACGGGTTCTTTGCAAGCGTTGCTGCGTTTAGGCACACGTCACATTCGTCGTTTGTTGGTTTTTATTGTTGGCAGTACGGTGTTGCTCATTGGCATTATTATGTTGGTGACTCCAGGACCGGCGGTGGTTGTGATCCCGATTGGGTTGGGCATTTTGGGGATGGAGTTCGCTTGGGCGCGTCGTCTGTTGCAACGTTTTAAAGACGGTGTAAAAAACATGAGTGGTGGCGTAAAAGGCTGGTTTCGACGCAGAAACAAAGGCGAAGTGACCATCTCATCTTTGATAATTTATCCTTGTAAATCCTTACGTGGTATCTCGTTGGATTCGGTGCTGCTGGAGGCGCGTGGTTTGCAAGACGACCGGCGCTGGATGGTGGTGGACAGCAACGGAGAGTTTATTACTCAGCGTCAACAGCCGAGAATGGCGCTGTTGGATGTGCGGCTCACAGATAAGGGCTTGTTGATCTCCTTGGCAGAGGCTGAGCCGGTCTGTGCTTCGCGTGGTGGCGGTGATGTTTCGCAGGTTAAGGTTTGGAACGATTGGCTTGCAGCGGAGTCCTGTGGCAGCGAGGTTGATGCGTGGTTGTCGGGCTTTTTAGCGCAGCCGTGCCGCGTGGTTTATATGCCCGATCATGTGCAGCGCCCCATTGATCCTGTTTACGCGCAGTCGCAGGATCAGGTTAGCTTTGCCGATGGTTTTCCCTTGTTGCTTATTTCAGAAGCCTCTTTAGAGGCTTTGAATGAGAAGCTGGAACAGCCGGTGAGCATGGCGCATTTTCGACCTAATGTGGTGGTGGAGGGCTGTGAGGCCTTTGCCGAGGATCAATGGCGGCAGTTAAAAATAGATGAGGTAGAATTAAGCGTGGTGAAGCCGTGCAGTCGGTGTGTGATCACCACGATTGATCCACAAAGTGCTGAAAAGAGTCCTCAGCAAGAGCCATTGAGAACCTTATTAACCTTTCGTAAACGGGGAAAAGAGGTCTATTTTGGTCAAAATGTGATTCCTGCTGAAACGGGAGAGTTGCGTTTGCGTCAAAAGGTAACCGTGGTTGAGATGGCTCAATAG
- a CDS encoding toprim domain-containing protein: MAALRFADVKQHATGHWLPLLAELAPNLGEAIEKTPRHVGCPVHGGSDGFRLYQDAAQVGGGVCNSCGSFRDGFALLGWLNGWDNSQTLREVAGVLGLAGQSGNTPPMPIKPITPKSTRDAIKSRNSAARDALRRVYSQLLPADHPDAKPLIAYLIERGLGGIVLAGLPDSLRYHPNLDYWEPDPTTGKPVKRGSHPAMVALIQSPNGKMATLHRTYLQADGQKAAVESPKKLMTAVERGASHGAAIQLCEPIHELCLAEGIETALAVWLATGKPTWATISAYGLESVQLPDCVQRVFIMADLDRSGRGEQAACKLAGRLENEGRTVSIHLPEHPIQEGEKSRDWLDVLNEKEETTP, translated from the coding sequence ATGGCCGCGCTGCGCTTTGCCGATGTAAAACAACACGCCACCGGCCACTGGTTGCCCCTTTTGGCGGAACTGGCTCCGAACTTAGGGGAAGCCATCGAAAAGACCCCACGGCATGTGGGATGCCCCGTGCATGGTGGTTCCGATGGGTTCCGGCTCTATCAAGATGCCGCCCAAGTGGGGGGCGGGGTTTGTAACTCTTGCGGCTCTTTTCGGGACGGGTTCGCGCTTCTTGGCTGGCTCAATGGCTGGGACAACAGCCAGACCTTAAGGGAAGTGGCTGGCGTTCTTGGATTGGCTGGCCAGAGTGGAAACACACCCCCCATGCCCATCAAACCGATCACCCCAAAAAGCACAAGGGACGCGATTAAAAGCCGCAACAGCGCGGCACGGGACGCGCTCCGGCGCGTCTATTCGCAACTCTTGCCAGCGGATCACCCCGACGCTAAGCCGTTAATCGCTTACCTGATTGAACGCGGTTTAGGTGGGATTGTATTGGCTGGCCTGCCTGACAGCCTGCGCTATCACCCCAATTTAGACTACTGGGAACCCGACCCCACCACCGGCAAGCCCGTTAAGCGGGGCAGCCATCCGGCAATGGTGGCCTTGATCCAATCACCCAACGGCAAAATGGCAACACTGCACCGCACCTACCTACAAGCCGATGGCCAAAAAGCGGCGGTGGAATCACCCAAAAAGTTAATGACGGCGGTTGAGCGTGGTGCAAGTCACGGCGCAGCAATCCAGCTCTGTGAACCCATCCATGAGCTGTGTTTGGCCGAAGGCATAGAGACCGCTTTGGCCGTCTGGCTGGCCACGGGAAAACCAACGTGGGCAACCATCAGCGCCTACGGGTTGGAGTCGGTGCAGTTGCCCGACTGCGTGCAGCGTGTCTTTATTATGGCCGATTTAGACCGCTCCGGTCGGGGTGAACAGGCCGCTTGTAAATTGGCTGGCCGTCTTGAAAACGAAGGCCGTACCGTCTCCATCCACCTACCTGAACACCCCATCCAAGAGGGGGAAAAATCACGGGACTGGCTGGATGTGTTGAACGAAAAAGAGGAAACAACCCCGTGA
- a CDS encoding helix-turn-helix domain-containing protein has protein sequence MGEQSNQSQRLTAKDAAAYLGISLSKLKKERLKGAEPAFIRIGRRVLYDTTDLDNYLSANRQPVTRGGVVCR, from the coding sequence ATGGGCGAACAATCAAACCAATCTCAGCGATTAACCGCAAAAGACGCGGCGGCGTATCTGGGAATCTCTCTAAGCAAACTTAAAAAGGAGCGACTGAAAGGCGCAGAACCCGCCTTTATTCGCATTGGGCGGCGTGTCTTGTACGACACCACCGACCTAGACAACTACCTAAGCGCCAACCGCCAACCCGTGACCCGTGGGGGTGTTGTATGTCGATAA
- a CDS encoding phage/plasmid primase, P4 family produces the protein MAVFQPVNAPALRRLLRQGKRRSSQAELDDLAVKEWEKMPAESTASEWLTDLLCEVLAWDDVGGYWVLCDGKTWQRCTEKRAQRVVKLVLLAALPDGFGLNPFRNVMVFFQGDYAVNEWNEGRHLLPLDNGVLDLTRQTLTPYTAGMWFNWRLPFAHNPKADCPTIKQWLHEATQGDESMVHFLRSWMKAVLTGRTDLQKYLELIGAGGTGKSTFLNLLSELVGIKNTFTTNLHNLEKNRFEGASIYGKRLLLITDSDSYGGEVANLKAMTGGDMIRYEAKGKQQREPFKPTCLVAIAANQVIQSKDYTSGLMRRRITLQFNHRPTERDKARFAGKKGGMLGVMKSELSGLLNWLLELSDDAVTEAINAPCQVVSDSTLEAMLDSNPVAQWVEDNCIYAPDTFTLNGSNTSAEDPALIASMLYPNYANWCEEAGHRPVTVRKLGAAVIDLCQTHKLDVKADRKKSGRGLMGLRLRTASDGAIRTPIMGYLSDTQSGDPSKISAIIS, from the coding sequence ATGGCGGTATTTCAGCCTGTAAACGCCCCAGCTTTACGGCGTTTATTGCGGCAAGGGAAACGGCGCAGCAGTCAGGCAGAGTTAGACGATTTGGCGGTAAAAGAGTGGGAAAAAATGCCAGCGGAAAGCACCGCCAGCGAATGGCTTACGGATCTACTTTGTGAAGTGTTGGCGTGGGATGATGTGGGGGGTTATTGGGTGCTTTGTGACGGCAAAACGTGGCAAAGATGCACCGAAAAACGCGCTCAAAGAGTGGTGAAACTGGTGTTATTGGCCGCACTGCCCGACGGTTTCGGCCTTAATCCTTTTCGCAACGTCATGGTGTTTTTCCAAGGTGATTATGCCGTTAATGAATGGAACGAAGGGCGGCATCTGCTGCCCCTAGATAACGGCGTTTTAGACCTCACACGTCAAACCCTAACCCCCTACACCGCAGGGATGTGGTTTAACTGGCGTTTGCCCTTTGCCCACAATCCTAAAGCCGATTGTCCCACCATAAAACAGTGGTTGCATGAAGCCACACAAGGGGATGAAAGCATGGTTCACTTCCTGCGCTCTTGGATGAAAGCGGTGTTAACAGGCCGCACCGACCTACAGAAATATTTAGAGCTGATTGGAGCCGGTGGCACGGGAAAATCCACCTTTCTAAACCTGCTTTCTGAGTTGGTCGGGATAAAAAACACCTTTACCACCAACCTGCACAACTTGGAAAAAAACCGCTTTGAAGGGGCTTCTATCTACGGCAAGCGGCTTTTGTTGATCACAGACAGTGACAGCTACGGCGGTGAGGTGGCCAACCTGAAAGCCATGACCGGCGGCGATATGATCCGCTATGAGGCCAAAGGCAAACAGCAGCGCGAACCCTTTAAACCCACCTGTTTGGTGGCCATTGCAGCCAATCAGGTTATCCAGTCCAAAGACTACACCAGCGGCTTGATGCGGCGAAGGATCACGCTCCAGTTCAACCACCGTCCCACTGAAAGAGACAAAGCGCGTTTTGCTGGCAAAAAAGGCGGCATGTTGGGGGTGATGAAAAGCGAGCTTTCCGGCCTGCTTAACTGGTTGTTGGAGTTGTCCGACGATGCCGTGACCGAAGCCATTAACGCGCCTTGTCAGGTGGTCAGTGATTCCACCTTGGAGGCCATGCTTGACAGTAATCCAGTGGCGCAATGGGTAGAGGATAACTGCATCTACGCCCCCGACACCTTTACCCTTAATGGCAGCAACACCAGCGCAGAAGATCCGGCGCTTATTGCTTCCATGCTCTACCCCAATTACGCCAATTGGTGCGAAGAAGCAGGCCATAGACCCGTAACAGTGCGAAAGCTTGGTGCAGCGGTGATTGACCTTTGCCAAACGCACAAACTGGACGTTAAAGCGGATCGAAAAAAATCAGGCCGTGGGCTTATGGGTTTGCGCCTGAGAACAGCCAGCGACGGCGCTATTAGAACCCCCATCATGGGCTACCTAAGCGACACCCAAAGCGGCGACCCCTCCAAAATCAGCGCGATTATTTCCTAA